The following proteins are encoded in a genomic region of Pungitius pungitius chromosome 17, fPunPun2.1, whole genome shotgun sequence:
- the LOC119218918 gene encoding collagen alpha-1(XIV) chain-like encodes MRSSVGLSLGLLGLFVVSLFPPPVGGQVQSPRRFRARILSPTQLHVSWKEPKGQFDSYKVVYSTRPGGEQKEVEVSKQEAELLIDDFDPSQEYDFKVVALSGAQQSKPLQAKHEAQQSGVEMVRSQRQDGRDNNDISEGEDEFMCKTVAISDIVILVDGSWSIGRINFRLVRTFLENLVRAFSVEFDKTRIGLAQYSGDPRIEWHLNTHTTKEAVIDAVKNLPYKGGNTLTGLALTFILETSFKPESGSRPGVPKIGILITDGKSQDDVIPPARSLREAGIELFAIGVKNADENELKAIASPPEETHVYNVADFSVMSDIVESLTKTVCERVEQLDEQIKVGGNPAPPPVAMAPPRDLVTSDITARSFRVTWTHAPGRVEKYRVVYYPASGGRPEEKVVQGAENAVELSYLNSLTEYQLAVFAVYRSSASEALRGSATTLALPMVNDLQLFDISHSTMTVRWKAAAGASGYMILYAPLSGGEPADEKEVKVEDTVNEVELEGLTPATEYTVTVYALYGEEASDPMTSQQTTLPLTPATNLRFSDVDHSSSRVTWASASGKANGYRVMYVKTSGVQTNEVDVGRVTTWLLRNLTSLTEYTVGVFAVYDEGQAEAATDSFTTKTVPDPQDLRSSDVSTDSFRVSWQHPASDVVMYRLSWTASEGGESQEVLVNGNINSYLIRGLRPLTQYEVVLGAVYANEAESEEVVLVESTVERTTTVATTTTTTATPRYGVRSMRVDEETTFSLRVSWQPMDPRNLRHYRLNYVSARGDRAEEQRMASAGQNSLVLQPLLSDTEYQISVTPVYPDGDGPPAVRTGRTLPLSAPKNLRVSEEWYNRFRISWDVPPSPTMGYRVVYQPQSAPGPALETFVGEDVNTMLIVNLLSGTEYSVKVIASYTTGSSEALSGGAKTLYLGVSGLDAYQVTVSSFCAQWQPHRHASSYRLLMESLPSGHKQETKLSGGANRHCFSSLKADTQYRLSVRAQLQDGTEGPEVSVTQRTLPVPTPKPTTPPTTTPLPTIPPAKEVCKAARADLVFLVDGSWSIGDDNFLKIIRFLYSTAGALDRIGPDGTQVAIAQFSDDARTEFKLNSHSDKERLLDAINRIAYKGGNTKTGRAIQHVKENIFTAEGGVRRGIPNVLVVLTDGRSQDDVNKVSKEMQMEGYIVFAIGFADADYGELVSIASKPSDRHVFFVDDLDAFTKIEEKLVTFVCEAATATCPSVPMGGSSMPGFRMMELFGLVESRYSSVDGVSMVPGTFNTFPCFHLHADAFLATPTRYIHPEGLPSDYTISLLFRLLPDTPEEPFALWEVLDQKNEPLVGVILDHGGKTLTFFNNDFKGDFQTVTFEGPDIKKLFYGSFHKLHIAISKTSAKVLVDCNAVEEKSINAAGNISTDGAEVLGRKVRSRGNKDSSAPFQLQAFDIVCSTSWASRDKCCELPGLRKEEDCPAMPKACTCTQDSKGPPGPAGPPGGSGIRGARGDRGEPGPVGPTGAVGDTGPPGPQGPQGPQGHSGRSIIGPPGGPGERGQKGEAGQQGVQGLAGRPGAPGREGPAGPRGLPGNDGPPGRPGPSGTIGTPGAPGAPGNTGSSGKPGDLGPPGLPGSKGERGERGDLQSTSSVQDIARQVCEQLIQSHMTRYNSILNHVPSPPVSIRTVPGPPGEPGRQGTPGPQGEQGPSGRPGFPGQNGQNGQPGERGQSGEKGEKGSPGVGVQGPRGPPGPPGAQGQGRPGSQGPSGRPGNPGSPGRPGNPGPVGSAGPPGYCDQNSCVGYNVGVQLPPNVFQNYGEVEEEDPYRFYEPNYPAPRPVDPDDPEFQQDGVDLSSPGVARGARSTEGGRKKGVSLKGRVKGGAMTPPGLI; translated from the exons GGGAGGACGAGTTCATGTGCAAGACTGTGGCCATATCGGATATCGTCATCCTGGTGGACGGCTCCTGGAGCATCGGGCGCATCAACTTCCGGCTCGTCAGGACCTTCCTGGAGAACCTGGTCAGGGCCTTCTCGGTGGAGTTCGACAAGACCAGGATAG gcctggCTCAGTACAGCGGAGACCCGCGGATCGAGTGGCACCTCAACACTCACACCACCAAAGAGGCTGTGATCGATGCGGTGAAGAACCTGCCGTACAAAGGAGGGAACACGCTGACAG GTCTGGCTCTCACCTTCATCCTGGAGACCAGCTTTAAACCCGAGTCCGGGTCCAGGCCCGGCGTTCCCAAGATCGGGATTCTCATCACGGACGGGAAGTCCCAGGATGACGTCATCCCTCCGGCACGCAGCCTCAGGGAGGCCGGCATCGAACTGTTCGCCATCG GTGTGAAAAACGCAGATGAAAACGAGCTGAAGGCCATCGCGTCCCCCCCCGAGGAAACCCACGTGTACAACGTGGCCGACTTCAGCGTGATGAGCGACATCGTGGAGAGTCTCACCAAGACGGTGTGTGAGCGGGTGGAGCAGCTGGACGAGCAGATCAAAG TGGGGGGGAACCCGGCCCCCCCGCCCGTTGCCATGGCTCCGCCCCGCGACCTGGTAACCTCTGACATCACGGCTCGCAGCTTCCGGGTGACGTGGACGCACGCACCGGGCCGGGTGGAGAAGTACCGGGTGGTGTACTACCCGGCCAGCGGGGGGCGGCCGGAAGAAAAG GTGGTGCAGGGGGCGGAGAACGCCGTGGAGCTCAGCTACCTCAACTCACTGACGGAGTACCAGTTGGCCGTCTTCGCCGTGTACCGGAGCTCGGCCAGCGAGGCGCTGAGAGGGAGCGCCACCACCC tGGCGCTGCCGATGGTCAACGACCTGCAGTTGTTCGATATCTCTCACAGCACCATGACGGTCCGCTGGAAGGCCGCCGCCGGGGCTTCTGGGTACATGATCCTCTACGCCCCCCTGTCGGGGGGGGAACCCGCAGACGAGAAGGAG gtgaAGGTGGAGGACACGGTGAACGAGGTGGAGCTAGAAGGGCTGACGCCGGCCACGGAGTACACGGTGACGGTGTACGCTTTGTACGGAGAGGAGGCCAGCGACCCCATGACCAGCCAGCAGACCACGT TGCCGCTGACCCCGGCGACCAACCTGCGTTTCTCAGACGTGGACCACAGCTCCAGCCGGGTGACGTGGGCCTCGGCCTCCGGGAAGGCCAACGGCTACCGCGTCATGTACGTCAAGACCAGCGGAGTCCAGACCAACGAG GTGGATGTTGGCCGTGTGACCACCTGGTTGCTAAGAAACCTGACCTCCCTGACGGAGTACACAGTCGGGGTCTTCGCCGTCTATGACGAGGGACAAGCTGAGGCCGCCACCGACAGCTTCACTACGA agaCCGTCCCCGACCCGCAGGACCTGAGGAGCAGTGACGTCTCCACCGACAGCTTCAGGGTGTCATGGCAACACCCGGCCTCCGACGTGGTGATGTACCGACTCTCGTGGACGGCctcggagggaggagagagccaagag GTTCTGGTGAACGGAAACATCAACAGCTACCTGATCAGAGGGCTCCGCCCCCTCACCCAGTACGAAGTCGTGCTCGGCGCCGTCTACGCCAACGAGGCGGAGAGCGAGGAGGTGGTCCTGGTCGAGTCCACCG tcgAGAGAACAACCACCGTCGCCACGACGACCACCACCACAGCAA CTCCTCGGTACGGGGTCCGGAGCATGAGGGTCGACGAGGAGACCACCTTCAGCCTGCGGGTGTCCTGGCAGCCCATGGACCCCAGGAACCTCCGCCACTACCGGCTGAACTACGTCAGCGCCAGGGGAGACCGGGCGGAGGAGCAG AGGATGGCCTCCGCGGGTCAGAACAGCCTGGTTCTGCAGCCCCTGCTGTCGGATACCGAGTACCAGATCTCCGTCACGCCCGTTTACCCAGACGGAGACGGACCGCCGGCGGTGCGCACGGGACGAACAC TTCCTCTCTCGGCTCCTAAGAACCTGCGCGTATCAGAGGAATGGTACAACCGCTTCAGGATCAGCTGGGACGTCCCGCCGTCCCCCACCATGGGCTACAGGGTGGTCTACCAGCCCCAGTCTG cTCCGGGACCAGCTCTGGAGACCTTCGTGGGGGAGGACGTGAACACCATGCTGATCGTGAACCTGCTGAGCGGGACAGAGTACAGTGTGAAGGTCATCGCCTCCTACACCACCGGATCCAGTGAGGCCCTCTCAGGGGGGGCCAAGACCC TGTACCTGGGGGTCAGCGGCCTCGATGCCTACCAGGTGACGGTGAGCAGCTTCTGCGCCCAGTGGCAGCCGCACCGCCACGCCAGCAGCTACCGCCTGCTGATGGAGTCCCTGCCCA GTGGTCACAAGCAGGAGACCAAGCTGAGTGGGGGGGCCAACCGGCACTGCTTCAGCAGCCTGAAGGCCGACACGCAGTACAGGCTGAGCGTGAGGGCCCAGCTGCAGGACGGCACCGAGGGGCCCGAGGTCAGCGTCACGCAGAGAACAC TCCCCGTCCCCACCCCGaagcccaccaccccccccaccaccacgccGTTACCCACAATCCCCCCTGCTAAGGAAG TCTGCAAGGCGGCCAGAGCCGACCTGGTCTTCCTGGTGGACGGCTCCTGGAGCATCGGAGACGACAACTTCCTGAAGATCATCCGCTTCCTGTACAGCACCGCGGGGGCTCTGGACCGGATCGGCCCGGACGGCACGCAG GTGGCCATCGCCCAGTTCAGCGACGACGCTCGCACCGAGTTCAAGCTGAACTCGCACAGCGACAAGGAGCGCCTGCTGGACGCCATCAACAGGATCGCCTACAAGGGGGGGAACACCAAGACGG GTCGAGCCATCCAGCACGTGAAGGAGAACATCTTCAcggcggaggggggggtccGGAGGGGGATCCCCAACGTGCTGGTGGTCCTCACCGACGGACGCTCCCAGGACGACGTCAACAAGGTGTCCAAGGAGATGCAGATGGAAG GCTACATCGTGTTCGCCATCGGCTTCGCCGACGCTGACTACGGCGAGCTGGTGAGCATCGCCAGCAAGCCCAGCGACCGGCACGTCTTCTTCGTGGACGACCTGGACGCCTTCACGAAGATCGAGGAGAAGCTGGTGACCTTTGTGTGCGAAGCCGCCACCGCCA CGTGTCCGTCCGTACCGATGGGCGGCAGCAGCATGCCAG gTTTCCGCATGATGGAGCTGTTCGGGCTGGTGGAGAGTCGGTACAGCAGCGTCGACGGCGTTTCCATGGTACCCGGCACCTTCAACACCTTCCCTTGCTTCCACCTGCACGCCGACGCCTTCCTGGCGACGCCCACCAG GTACATCCACCCTGAAGGGCTGCCCTCGGACTACACCATCAGCCTGCTGTTCAGGCTGCTGCCCGACACCCCCGAGGAGCCCTTCGCCCTCTGGGAGGTGCTGGACCAGAAGAACGAGCCGCTGGTGGGCGTCATCCTGGACC ACGGAGGGAAGACGCTGACGTTCTTCAACAACGACTTCAAAGGAGACTTCCAGACGGTGACCTTCGAAGGGCCCGACATCAAGAAGCTCTTCTACGGCAGCTTCCACAAG CTTCACATCGCCATCAGCAAGACGAGCGCCAAGGTGTTGGTCGACTGCAACGCCGTGGAGGAGAAAAGCATCAACGCGGCGGGAAACATCAGCACGGACGGAGCGGAGGTCCTCGGGAGGAAGGTCCGGTCCCGAGGGAACAAGGACAGCTCGGCcccg TTTCAGCTGCAGGCCTTTGACATCGTGTGCAGCACGTCGTGGGCCAGCAGAGACAAGTGCTGCGAGCTCCCTGGTCTG aggaaggaggaggactgCCCGGCTATGCCCAAAGCCTGCACCTGCACCCAGGACAGCAAAGGCCCCCCCGGGCCGGCCGGACCCCCG GGAGGCTCAGGCATCAGAGGAGCCCGAGGAGATCGTGGAGAGCCAGGTCCAGTG gGGCCGACCGGGGCCGTGGGGGACACGGGTCCGCCAGGACCTCAGGGGCCACAGGGGCCGCAGGGCCACAGCGGGCGCTCCATCATCGGACCCCCG GGAGGTCCAGGAGAGCGAGGACAGAAAGGTGAAGCGGGACAACAAGGCGTGCAG GGACTGGCTGGAAGACCTGGAGCTCCAGGCAGAGAAGGACCCGCAGGACCCAGG ggcCTGCCGGGTAATGACGGGCCCCCGGGCCGACCGGGCCCCTCAGGAACCATC gGGACGCCAGGAGCCCCGGGGGCCCCAGGTAACACCGGCTCTTCAGGGAAACCAGGAGATCTGGGACCTCCG GGTCTTCCTGGAAGCAAAGGCGAGAGAGGTGAACGG GGGGACCTCCAGTCGACCTCGTCCGTCCAGGACATCGCCAGGCaggtctgtgagcagctgatcCAGA gTCACATGACGCGCTACAACTCCATCCTCAACCACGTGCCCAGTCCACCAGTTTCCATCCGCACTGTGCCAGGACCCCCCGGGGAGCCCGGCAGGCAGGGGACCCCGGGGCCCCAGGGAGAACAGGGACCCTCGGGTAGACCGGGCTTCCCAGGACAGAACGGGCAGAACGGGCAGCCCGGAGAGAGAG gtcaaTCAGGAGAAAAGGGTGAGAAAGGATCTCCAGGCGTTGGAGTCCAAGGCCCCCGAGGACCTCCAGGACCCCCCG gTGCCCAGGGGCAAGGCAGACCTGGCAGCCAGGGTCCGTCAGGGCGACCCGGGAACCCCGGCTCTCCTGGTCGGCCCGGTAACCCCGGACCCGTTGGCTCCGCCGGGCCTCCGGGCTACTGCGACCAGAACTCGTGTGTGGGCTACAACGTGGGAG TCCAACTGCCGCCCAACGTCTTCCAGAACTACGGCgaggttgaggaggaggacCCCTACCGCTTCTACGAGCCCAACTACCCGGCCCCGCGCCCCGTGGACCCCGACGACCCGGAGTTCCAGCAGGACGGCGTCGACCTGAGCTCCCCTGGCGTGGCCCGCGGTGCCCGCAGCACGGAGGGGGGGCGCAAGAAAGGAGTCAGCCTGAAGGGGAGGGTAAAGGGAGGTGCGATGACGCCGCCCGGACTAATTTAA